A single genomic interval of Lycium ferocissimum isolate CSIRO_LF1 unplaced genomic scaffold, AGI_CSIRO_Lferr_CH_V1 ctg3872, whole genome shotgun sequence harbors:
- the LOC132044227 gene encoding trans-Golgi network-localized SYP41-interacting protein 1 isoform X5, which translates to MQESHDSGSKKGDSSTEVEIEGDKKLPLDEPSENSISQTATLVGDVGKEETKAEYIQLSEPNNVPSTVLATQNAKIAEDRGHPMEDAVSGSRKEEKLEMPSASGEYENHKDEVQISDSRDIVSENSVENKMVNISSGSDASYISLCQLAEVVRDLDEDDFRFLFMCRDSAPNEPSLKLFDTFEKLKEQLYLASLVKDVSCLQLAEESELQMKLSCQHQKLTDQISEAKASSTELGEKNDILADQLAQSRSEFQLIVSERDDFQKQLHISKGEVGELSERINELQTKLETSLGENASLSSEMVDCRNLVATLQVRNESLIGSLNLLSEENKKLLEEKENLVLENEKLGTDLAQSKALFGSLQLDNEELSQNFTSLREEKMELHGEKERLISENGKLIAQLLDYKNVVEALQVENKNINESLISVTEAKKQLQEEKKSVLGETEKLGLEFKESESLIEALQMELAEAKGHLTSVMEERNELEEQKKYLLSETEKQSFQLAKYENSCSKVDDDLKDASLRIEHLTKENMHLKRSLELSETMKTESPNQSSFAYQSEEEAGHQLEGSCHSSFASANRIGDDCSNWFGVMKRHMEEAERVLEELEKAVEDMHSRSASMSRSSGKAVSPGVSKLIQAFESKDHDDEHQPEEFQSSENQIDADIVQIQGLTKTLRALLKDLVLGAGNGYQFLEGEKSSKTATEVAAEELRAKCESLNEHIDLLEGANIELMVFNESLGGCFWNAKEREEELMVQNEALHKQEVTTKAENSKLRENLSSFQEKLSILQNQLGEMRESSKEVGSCISNQVEALYKEVADRVSILQEEWNSIIDQVFQTLNRLDLSVEAVGSSSPSRVDHGLGCINLSSCTAASIDAAINVIEALQGQVEAARRESMLSTGVNEKLDFLQVENQKSVGLLHKIYGNLKKLVNEMPGHLQVAEVDDPEKSVDLSHPGAFDSLLEQLQRFLDEKTQVESVNEKLKSELMARATEFEELSKRSVGSDSILKMVQVVEGVISLDSFEINITEPVSCLESLTFLLVQKYKEATEDVRLSREEYASKEAQVIDLQGQMDHLSLLLAQCENEVVVLRESLKGAEEDVVSIRSQYQEKVAEFEQSEQRVSALREKLGIAVTKGKGLIVQRDSLKQSLADTSSELQKCSEELQLKDARLQEVEMKLKTYSEAGERMEALESELSYIRNSATALRESFLLKDSVLQKIEEIVEDLELPDHFHAKDIIDKVDWLAKSVAGNSLPLTDWDHKSSVGGSYSDAGYALADGWKEASQPNLGSSEDLRRRFEELQGKFYGLAEQNEMLEQSLMERNNLVLKWEEMLDRIDMPSHLRSLEPEDRIGWLVLAVSEAQNQYDSLQQKYDNFESLFASTNAELEESHRKISELENAYQFVLSEKELLLKSVESLNFDYEEMSRKAAQSEISNDDLQNRVGDLQKKLNETNAELEKSHRKISELENAYQLVISEKKLLLKSVESLNFDYEEMSRKAAQSEISNDDLQSRVGDLQKKLNEMLGAEERIHHLEGEIRRLEDMVKDFLRTSQTDDVLFSTGSSESLEQLIRKLIDKYTTLSLGKPSESDTTLEHVDKRSDLSHEEKRESNVSCDENADGGALSRKLEDALSDLLSLKEEKESIALNNQSLVRELDELGIKNKELQDRLSQEEQKSSSLREKLNVAVRKGKSLLQHRDSLKQLIEELNGEVERLKAEIRLQENAISDHEQRIKDLSAYPERIKTVESESSILRDQLAEKDYTLSMILSTLEEINVGPNISNPVEKLKGVGQLCHDLQSALTSSEHEARKSKRAAELLLAELNEVQERNDGLQEELAKSLSELSGLSKQKESAEVAKHEALAHLEKLSSTHSEERKNQLAEITMLKSGVDQLREDLFVVDRLLNDVLSMDLETMHHLGSSMKVCLEQTDQNHFPLPVADSSGLAFAVPESKVFNKEIDSINQKLNRHSHLLHEEAARITEILRTIHEEIFYHKQHSNSLKTDVMRLESIQKEKDAELLMVQRCNSMLYEACTTLVLEIESRKSQLVGNSVASGASRINSVYQSLVEGNDLAEKPDRFSEEGIRSVIERLFMAVKDIMSVQSDIAEFGQKDLKAAISNLQKELQEKDIQREKICAELVSQIKEAESISKSYSQELQIAKARMDDLHRKVKLMEEERDSLAHRIKELQDQESNFADIQLRVKSLEDMLAAKEQENEALMQALDEEEAQMEDMTNKIEEMERVLLQKNKDMENLEVSRGKTMKKLSVTVSKFDELHQLSESLLSEVENLQSQLQERDTEISFLRQEVTRCTNDAIASAQMSSKRNTDEVHDFLTWVDKLISRVQAHDMNCDDAKVNQIHEYKEMLEKQLVSVISELEDLRALAQTRDSMLRVERDKVEQLVRKEEFLENSLRDKESQLTMLQGASDMGQLANSTSEIIEIEPVANKRAVPGTVASQVRSLRKTNNDQVAVAIDVDPDSGKLDDEDDDKAHGFKSMTTSRIVPRFTRPITDMIDGLWVTCDRTLMRQPVLRLSVIIYWALLHALLATFVV; encoded by the exons TCCAAATGAACCTTCTTTGAAACTTTTTGACACTTTTGAGAAGCTCAAAGAACAGCTATACCTAGCAAGTCTTGTAAAAGATGTATCTTGTTTGCAGCTAGCTGAAGAGTCAGAACTTCAGATGAAACTCAGTTGTCAACATCAGAAGTTGACTGATCAAATATCTGAGGCCAAAGCTTCATCAACTGAACTTGGAGAGAAGAATGATATCCTTGCTGATCAGCTTGCACAATCGAGATCTGAATTTCAATTGATTGTATCCGAAAGGGATGACTTCCAAAAGCAGCTTCACATTTCTAAAGGTGAGGTTGGAGAACTTTCTGAAAGAATAAATGAGTTGCAGACTAAATTGGAAACGTCACTTGGTGAAAATGCAAGTCTGTCTTCAGAGATGGTTGACTGCCGGAATTTGGTGGCTACTTTACAGGTTCGAAATGAGAGCTTAATAGGAAGCCTTAATTTGTTGTCTGAAGAAAATAAGAAGCTTTTGGAGGAGAAGGAGAATCTTGTTCTTGAGAATGAGAAATTGGGAACAGATCTAGCACAGTCTAAAGCTTTGTTCGGATCATTGCAATTGGATAATGAAGAGTTATCGCAGAATTTCACTTCTTTGAGAGAGGAGAAAATGGAACTTCATGGAGAGAAGGAACGCCTTATCAGTGAGAACGGGAAACTGATTGCTCAATTGTTGGACTACAAAAATGTTGTGGAAGCTCTTCAGGTTGAGAACAAGAACATAAACGAGAGTTTGATATCTGTAACAGAAGCAAAGAAACAGCTTCAGGAGGAAAAAAAGTCTGTGCTCGGTGAAACTGAGAAACTAGGATTGGAGTTTAAGGAGTCGGAGTCTCTAATTGAAGCTCTGCAGATGGAATTGGCCGAAGCAAAGGGGCATTTGACTTCGGTGATGGAAGAGAGAAACGAGCTCGAGGAGCAGAAGAAGTATCTTCTCTCTGAGACCGAAAAACAGTCATTTCAGTTGGCAAAATATGAGAACTCGTGCAGTAAGGTAGATGATGACCTGAAAGACGCATCTCTGCGTATTGAACATCTAACCAAGGAGAACATGCATCTGAAGAGAAGCTTGGAGTTGTCTGAAACGATGAAAACAGAGTCACCTAACCAAAGTAGCTTTGCATATCAATCTGAGGAAGAAGCTGGGCATCAACTTGAAGGTTCTTGTCACTCTAGCTTTGCATCAGCAAATCGAATTGGTGATGATTGTTCAAATTGGTTTGGAGTTATGAAAAGACACATGGAGGAGGCAGAGAGAGTACTTGAAGAGCTTGAGAAAGCAGTTGAAGATATGCACTCTAGGTCAGCTTCTATGAGTAGGTCGTCTGGTAAAGCGGTGTCACCTGGTGTGTCAAAACTTATTCAAGCTTTTGAGTCAAAGGACCATGATGACGAGCACCAACCAGAGGAGTTCCAGTCGTCTGAAAATCAAATAGATGCAGATATTGTGCAAATTCAAGGGCTAACAAAAACATTAAGGGCGTTGCTGAAAGATTTGGTGTTGGGAGCTGGCAATGGCTACCAATTTCTTGAAGGAGAGAAGAGTAGTAAAACAGCCACTGAGGTTGCTGCTGAAGAACTGAGGGCCAAATGTGAGTCTCTGAATGAACACATTGATCTTTTGGAAGGAGCAAACATTGAGTTAATGGTTTTCAATGAAAGCTTAGGGGGATGTTTCTGGAATGCCAAAGAAAGGGAGGAAGAACTTATGGTCCAAAATGAAGCTTTGCACAAACAAGAAGTCACTACAAAAGCTGAGAACAGTAAGTTAAGGGAGAATCTTAGTAGCTTTCAGGAGAAACTCTCTATTTTGCAGAACCAGCTGGGTGAAATGCGTGAAAGCAGCAAAGAAGTGGGATCTTGCATCTCTAATCAGGTAGAAGCTCTTTACAAGGAAGTTGCTGACAGAGTATCAATACTTCAGGAAGAGTGGAACTCTATAATTGATCAGGTTTTTCAGACACTTAATAGGTTAGATTTGTCTGTTGAGGCCGTTGGCTCGTCTTCACCATCAAGAGTAGACCATGGTCTAGGGTGCATAAACTTAAGTAGCTGTACTGCTGCATCTATTGATGCTGCTATCAATGTGATTGAGGCATTGCAGGGTCAAGTTGAAGCTGCTCGCCGTGAGTCAATGTTGAGTACCGGAGTCAACGAGAAGTTGGACTTCTTACAAGTTGAAAATCAAAAGTCTGTCGGTCTTTTGCATAAGATTTATGGTAACCTCAAGAAACTTGTGAATGAAATGCCAGGGCATCTACAAGTAGCTGAAGTTGATGATCCTGAGAAATCTGTAGATCTTTCTCATCCTGGTGCTTTTGATTCCCTACTGGAGCAGTTGCAAAGGTTTCTTGATGAGAAAACACAAGTTGAGTCTGTTAATGAAAAGCTGAAATCTGAGTTGATGGCCAGGGCAACAGAGTTTGAAGAACTGAGCAAAAGATCCGTTGGATCAGATTCTATTTTAAAGATGGTTCAAGTGGTTGAAGGAGTCATTTCTCTAGATAGCTTTGAAATCAACATTACTGAGCCAGTATCATGTCTAGAGTCCCTGACCTTTCTCCTTGTTCAGAAGTATAAAGAGGCAACTGAAGATGTGAGATTGTCCAGGGAGGAATATGCTTCCAAGGAAGCACAAGTGATTGATTTGCAAGGACAAATGGATCACTTGAGCTTATTACTTGCTCAatgtgaaaatgaagttgtagtccTCAGGGAAAGTTTGAAGGGAGCTGAGGAGGATGTTGTATCTATTCGTTCTCAATATCAGGAGAAAGTTGCTGAATTTGAACAGTCTGAGCAACGGGTGTCAGCTTTAAGAGAGAAGCTTGGCATAGCAGTCACCAAGGGCAAAGGTCTGATTGTGCAGCGTGACAGTCTTAAACAGTCTCTTGCAGACACATCCTCTGAACTGCAGAAATGCTCTGAGGAGTTGCAGTTGAAAGATGCAAGGCTTCAGGAAGTTGAAATGAAACTCAAGACCTATTCAGAGGCAGGTGAGCGCATGGAAGCTTTGGAATCTGAGCTCTCGTACATTCGCAATTCTGCCACTGCATTAAGGGAATCATTCCTTCTCAAAGACTCTGTTCTTCAGAAAATAGAGGAGATTGTAGAAGATTTGGAGCTTCCAGATCATTTCCATGCAAAGGATATCATTGATAAAGTTGATTGGTTGGCGAAGTCAGTTGCTGGAAACTCTTTACCTCTGACTGATTGGGATCACAAGAGCTCTGTTGGAGGATCATACTCTGATGCAGGATATGCACTTGCCGATGGATGGAAAGAGGCGTCACAGCCAAACTTGGGTTCTTCCGAAGACCTTAGAAGAAGATTTGAGGAGCTCCAGGGCAAGTTTTATGGGTTGGCAGAACAAAATGAGATGCTTGAACAATCCTTGATGGAAAGAAACAACCTTGTTCTGAAGTGGGAAGAGATGTTAGACAGGATAGACATGCCTTCACACTTAAGATCTTTGGAGCCAGAAGATCGGATTGGTTGGTTAGTGCTTGCTGTTTCAGAAGCTCAAAACCAGTACGACTCTCTCCAACAAAAGTATGATAATTTTGAATCATTATTTGCATCAACAAATGCTGAACTTGAAGAGTCACACAGAAAAATATCCGAGCTTGAAAATGCGTATCAATTTGTTCTCAGTGAGAAAGAGTTGCTTTTGAAGAGTGTGGAGTCTTTGAACTTTGATTATGAGGAAATGTCAAGGAAGGCTGCCCAATCTGAAATTAGTAATGATGACTTGCAGAACAGAGTAGGTGACTTGCAGAAGAAACTGAACGAAACAAATGCTGAACTTGAAAAGTCACACAGAAAAATATCTGAGCTTGAAAATGCGTATCAATTGGTTATCAGTGAGAAAAAGTTGCTTTTGAAGAGTGTGGAGTCTCTGAACTTTGATTATGAGGAAATGTCAAGGAAGGCTGCCCAATCTGAAATTAGTAATGATGACTTGCAGAGCAGAGTAGGTGACTTGCAGAAGAAACTGAACGAAATGCTTGGAGCAGAGGAGCGTATTCATCATCTTGAAGGTGAAATAAGAAGATTGGAAGATATGGTCAAAGATTTCCTTAGGACTTCTCAAACAGATGATGTGTTATTTAGCACTGGTAGCTCTGAATCTTTGGAGCAGCTAATTAGGAAGCTTATAGATAAGTATACCACACTTTCTTTGGGGAAACCTTCTGAGTCTGATACAACTCTTGAGCATGTTGATAAAAGATCTGATCTCTCTcatgaagaaaagagagaaagtaaTGTCAGTTGTGATGAGAATGCAGATGGAGGTGCTCTCAGCAGAAAATTGGAGGATGCTCTAAGCGACTTGTTGTCATTGAAGGAGGAGAAGGAGAGTATTGCATTGAATAATCAATCATTGGTTCGTGAACTTGATGAATTGGGTATCAAAAATAAAGAACTGCAAGATCGACTCAGTCAGGAGGAACAAAAGTCATCTTCTTTAAGAGAAAAATTGAATGTTGCAGTTAGGAAAGGCAAATCGTTGTTGCAGCATCGGGACAGCCTGAAGCAATTAATTGAAGAGCTGAATGGTGAAGTTGAGCGCTTGAAGGCTGAGATCAGATTGCAGGAAAATGCTATTTCAGACCACGAACAAAGGATAAAAGATTTATCTGCATATCCTGAGAGGATAAAGACCGTAGAATCTGAGAGTTCAATCCTGAGAGATCAATTGGCAGAAAAAGACTATACCTTGAGCATGATTTTGAGTACCCTGGAAGAAATTAATGTTGGCCCTAACATCAGTAATCCAGTCGAGAAGCTAAAAGGAGTTGGGCAATTATGCCATGATTTGCAATCAGCTCTTACATCTTCTGAACATGAAGCAAGGAAATCTAAAAGAGCAGCTGAGCTACTTCTCGCAGAGTTAAATGAGGTGCAAGAAAGAAACGATGGCCTCCAAGAGGAGCTAGCAAAGTCTTTGAGTGAACTCTCTGGATTGTCCAAGCAAAAAGAATCTGCTGAAGTTGCTAAGCATGAAGCTCTTGCACATTTAGAAAAGCTATCTTCCACTCActcagaagaaagaaagaaccaATTAGCTGAAATCACGATGCTAAAATCTGGTGTGGATCAGCTAAGGGAGGATCTCTTTGTTGTTGACCGTTTGCTCAATGATGTTTTATCCATGGATTTGGAGACTATGCACCATCTTGGTTCTAGTATGAAAGTTTGCCTAGAACAAACTGATCAAAATCACTTTCCTCTACCTGTGGCTGATTCAAGTGGCCTTGCCTTTGCGGTACCAGAAAGCAAG GTTTTTAATAAAGAAATTGATTCTATCAACCAAAAGTTAAACAGGCACTCCCATTTATTGCATGAAGAAGCTGCTCGTATAACTGAGATATTAAGAACGATACACGAAGAAATATTCTACCACAAGCAGCACTCAAATTCGTTGAAGACAGATGTGATGCGGTTAGAATCTATTCAAAAGGAGAAAGATGCAGAGTTGCTTATGGTGCAAAGATGTAATTCTATGCTTTATGAAGCTTGCACCACTTTGGTCTTGGAAATTGAAAGCAGAAAATCCCAATTGGTTGGAAATAGCGTAGCTTCTGGAGCTTCCAGAATCAATTCTGTGTATCAAAGTTTAGTTGAAGGAAATGATTTAGCTGAGAAGCCTGACCGGTTTTCTGAGGAAGGTATTAGGTCAGTGATAGAGAGATTATTCATGGCTGTGAAAGATATTATGAGTGTGCAAAGTGATATTGCTGAATTTGGTCAAAAGGATCTGAAAGCTGCTATATCGAATCTTCAGAAAGAACTTCAGGAGAAAGATATTCAGAGAGAGAAAATATGTGCAGAACTTGTTAGTCAGATTAAGGAAGCTGAATCTATTTCAAAGAGTTATTCACAAGAGCTTCAGATAGCAAAAGCTCGGATGGATGATTTACATAGGAAGGTGAAACTGATGGAGGAGGAACGAGATTCTCTGGCACACAGGATAAAAGAACTGCAAGATCAGGAATCCAACTTTGCCGACATACAGTTAAGAGTTAAATCACTTGAAGATATGCTAGCTGCAAAGGAACAAG AAAACGAGGCACTGATGCAAGCACTTGATGAGGAGGAGGCCCAAATGGAAGACATGACAAACAAGATTGAGGAAATGGAGAGAGTCCTccttcaaaaaaataaagatatggagaACCTTGAAGTTTCCCGTGGGAAGACTATGAAGAAGCTTTCTGTGACAGTAAGCAAATTTGATGAACTTCATCAACTATCTGAAAGCCTTCTGTCCGAGGTTGAGAATCTTCAGTCACAATTACAAGAGCGAGATACAGAGATTTCTTTCTTGAGGCAAGAAGTTACAAGATGCACTAATGATGCAATAGCTTCTGCTCAGATGAGTAGCAAAAGAAATACTGATGAAGTCCATGACTTTTTGACATGGGTAGATAAGTTGATTTCCCGAGTCCAGGCTCATGATATGAATTGTGATGATGCAAAAGTTAACCAGATTCATGAATATAAGGAAATGTTAGAGAAACAGCTCGTGTCTGTGATATCTGAGCTGGAGGATCTGCGTGCACTGGCACAGACAAGAGATTCAATGTTGAGAGTAGAGAGAGATAAAGTAGAACAGCTGGTGAGGAAAGAAGAATTTCTTGAGAACTCTTTGCGTGATAAGGAATCTCAATTAACCATGCTTCAAGGTGCTAGTGACATGGGGCAACTAGCAAATTCTACGTCGGAGATTATAGAGATAGAGCCAGTG GCCAACAAAAGGGCAGTGCCTGGAACTGTTGCATCTCAAGTTCGCAGTTTGCGAAAAACTAATAATGACCAAGTAGCTGTTGCTATAGATGTGGATCCTGATAGTGGAAAactagatgatgaagatgacgaTAAGG CTCATGGTTTCAAGTCAATGACGACATCAAGGATTGTCCCACGGTTTACAAGACCCATAACTGACATGATAGATGGTCTATG GGTAACCTGTGATCGGACACTAATGCGACAGCCTGTTTTACGGCTTAGTGTGATCATCTATTGGGCTCTGTTGCATGCTCTTCTTGCGACATTTGTAGTATGA